One window of Mauremys mutica isolate MM-2020 ecotype Southern chromosome 6, ASM2049712v1, whole genome shotgun sequence genomic DNA carries:
- the ISL1 gene encoding insulin gene enhancer protein ISL-1 isoform X2 — MSCSSELPWNGREEKRLISLCVGCGNQIHDQYILRVSPDLEWHAACLKCAECNQYLDETCTCFVRDGKTYCKRDYIRLYGIKCAKCSIGFSKNDFVMRARSKVYHIECFRCVACSRQLIPGDEFALREDGLFCRADHDVVERASLGAGDPLSPLHPARPLQMAEPISARQPALRPHVHKQPEKTTRVRTVLNEKQLHTLRTCYAANPRPDALMKEQLVEMTGLSPRVIRVWFQNKRCKDKKRSIMMKQLQQQQPNDKTNIQGMTGTPMVAASPERHDGGLQANPVEVQSYQPPWKVLSDFALQSDIDQPAFQQLVNFSEGGPGSNSTGSEVASMSSQLPDTPNSMVASPIEA, encoded by the exons ATGAGCTGCTCATCTGAACTTCCCTGGAATGGTAGAGAAG aaaaacGTCTGATTTCCCTATGTGTTGGTTGCGGCAATCAAATTCACGATCAGTATATTCTGAGGGTTTCTCCGGATTTGGAATGGCATGCGGCGTGTTTGAAGTGTGCAGAGTGTAATCAGTATTTGGACGAGACCTGTACGTGCTTTGTTAGGGATGGCAAAACCTACTGTAAAAGAGATTATATCAG GTTATACGGCATCAAGTGCGCCAAGTGCAGCATCGGCTTCAGCAAGAACGACTTCGTGATGCGCGCCCGCTCCAAGGTGTATCACATCGAGTGTTTCCGCTGCGTGGCCTGCAGCCGCCAGCTCATCCCAGGGGACGAGTTCGCGCTGCGGGAGGACGGCCTCTTCTGCCGAGCCGACCACGACGTGGTGGAGAGGGCCAGCCTGGGAGCAGGGGACCCGCTCAGCCCCCTTCATCCCGCCAGACCGCTGCAGATGGCAG AACCTATCTCTGCCAGACAGCCCGCTCTTCGACCCCACGTCCACAAGCAGCCCGAGAAGACCACCCGAGTCCGGACTGTGCTTAATGAGAAACAGCTTCACACCTTGAGGACCTGCTACGCTGCCAACCCCAGACCCGACGCGCTTATGAAGGAGCAACTGGTGGAAATGACTGGCCTCAGCCCGAGGGTCATCAGGGTCTGGTTTCAAAACAAGCGATGCAAGGACAAAAAAAGGAGCATCATGATGAAGCAGCTTCAGCAACAGCAGCCCAATGACAAAACT AATATTCAAGGGATGACAGGAACTCCTATGGTGGCTGCTAGTCCTGAGAGACATGATGGGGGTTTACAGGCTAACCCAGTGGAAGTGCAGAGTTACCAGCCTCCTTGGAAAGTACTGAGTGACTTCGCATTGCAGAGTGACATAGATCAACCTGCTTTTCAGCAGCTA GTTAATTTTTCAGAAGGAGGACCAGGTTCCAATTCCACCGGAAGTGAAGTAGCATCAATGTCCTCTCAGCTCCCAGATACACCTAACAGCATGGTAGCCAGTCCTATTGAGGCATGA
- the ISL1 gene encoding insulin gene enhancer protein ISL-1 isoform X1, with the protein MSCSSELPWNGREEKRLISLCVGCGNQIHDQYILRVSPDLEWHAACLKCAECNQYLDETCTCFVRDGKTYCKRDYIRLYGIKCAKCSIGFSKNDFVMRARSKVYHIECFRCVACSRQLIPGDEFALREDGLFCRADHDVVERASLGAGDPLSPLHPARPLQMAAEPISARQPALRPHVHKQPEKTTRVRTVLNEKQLHTLRTCYAANPRPDALMKEQLVEMTGLSPRVIRVWFQNKRCKDKKRSIMMKQLQQQQPNDKTNIQGMTGTPMVAASPERHDGGLQANPVEVQSYQPPWKVLSDFALQSDIDQPAFQQLVNFSEGGPGSNSTGSEVASMSSQLPDTPNSMVASPIEA; encoded by the exons ATGAGCTGCTCATCTGAACTTCCCTGGAATGGTAGAGAAG aaaaacGTCTGATTTCCCTATGTGTTGGTTGCGGCAATCAAATTCACGATCAGTATATTCTGAGGGTTTCTCCGGATTTGGAATGGCATGCGGCGTGTTTGAAGTGTGCAGAGTGTAATCAGTATTTGGACGAGACCTGTACGTGCTTTGTTAGGGATGGCAAAACCTACTGTAAAAGAGATTATATCAG GTTATACGGCATCAAGTGCGCCAAGTGCAGCATCGGCTTCAGCAAGAACGACTTCGTGATGCGCGCCCGCTCCAAGGTGTATCACATCGAGTGTTTCCGCTGCGTGGCCTGCAGCCGCCAGCTCATCCCAGGGGACGAGTTCGCGCTGCGGGAGGACGGCCTCTTCTGCCGAGCCGACCACGACGTGGTGGAGAGGGCCAGCCTGGGAGCAGGGGACCCGCTCAGCCCCCTTCATCCCGCCAGACCGCTGCAGATGGCAG CAGAACCTATCTCTGCCAGACAGCCCGCTCTTCGACCCCACGTCCACAAGCAGCCCGAGAAGACCACCCGAGTCCGGACTGTGCTTAATGAGAAACAGCTTCACACCTTGAGGACCTGCTACGCTGCCAACCCCAGACCCGACGCGCTTATGAAGGAGCAACTGGTGGAAATGACTGGCCTCAGCCCGAGGGTCATCAGGGTCTGGTTTCAAAACAAGCGATGCAAGGACAAAAAAAGGAGCATCATGATGAAGCAGCTTCAGCAACAGCAGCCCAATGACAAAACT AATATTCAAGGGATGACAGGAACTCCTATGGTGGCTGCTAGTCCTGAGAGACATGATGGGGGTTTACAGGCTAACCCAGTGGAAGTGCAGAGTTACCAGCCTCCTTGGAAAGTACTGAGTGACTTCGCATTGCAGAGTGACATAGATCAACCTGCTTTTCAGCAGCTA GTTAATTTTTCAGAAGGAGGACCAGGTTCCAATTCCACCGGAAGTGAAGTAGCATCAATGTCCTCTCAGCTCCCAGATACACCTAACAGCATGGTAGCCAGTCCTATTGAGGCATGA
- the ISL1 gene encoding insulin gene enhancer protein ISL-1 isoform X3 produces MGDMGDPPKKKRLISLCVGCGNQIHDQYILRVSPDLEWHAACLKCAECNQYLDETCTCFVRDGKTYCKRDYIRLYGIKCAKCSIGFSKNDFVMRARSKVYHIECFRCVACSRQLIPGDEFALREDGLFCRADHDVVERASLGAGDPLSPLHPARPLQMAAEPISARQPALRPHVHKQPEKTTRVRTVLNEKQLHTLRTCYAANPRPDALMKEQLVEMTGLSPRVIRVWFQNKRCKDKKRSIMMKQLQQQQPNDKTNIQGMTGTPMVAASPERHDGGLQANPVEVQSYQPPWKVLSDFALQSDIDQPAFQQLVNFSEGGPGSNSTGSEVASMSSQLPDTPNSMVASPIEA; encoded by the exons ATGGGAGACATGGGAGACCCACCAAAAA aaaaacGTCTGATTTCCCTATGTGTTGGTTGCGGCAATCAAATTCACGATCAGTATATTCTGAGGGTTTCTCCGGATTTGGAATGGCATGCGGCGTGTTTGAAGTGTGCAGAGTGTAATCAGTATTTGGACGAGACCTGTACGTGCTTTGTTAGGGATGGCAAAACCTACTGTAAAAGAGATTATATCAG GTTATACGGCATCAAGTGCGCCAAGTGCAGCATCGGCTTCAGCAAGAACGACTTCGTGATGCGCGCCCGCTCCAAGGTGTATCACATCGAGTGTTTCCGCTGCGTGGCCTGCAGCCGCCAGCTCATCCCAGGGGACGAGTTCGCGCTGCGGGAGGACGGCCTCTTCTGCCGAGCCGACCACGACGTGGTGGAGAGGGCCAGCCTGGGAGCAGGGGACCCGCTCAGCCCCCTTCATCCCGCCAGACCGCTGCAGATGGCAG CAGAACCTATCTCTGCCAGACAGCCCGCTCTTCGACCCCACGTCCACAAGCAGCCCGAGAAGACCACCCGAGTCCGGACTGTGCTTAATGAGAAACAGCTTCACACCTTGAGGACCTGCTACGCTGCCAACCCCAGACCCGACGCGCTTATGAAGGAGCAACTGGTGGAAATGACTGGCCTCAGCCCGAGGGTCATCAGGGTCTGGTTTCAAAACAAGCGATGCAAGGACAAAAAAAGGAGCATCATGATGAAGCAGCTTCAGCAACAGCAGCCCAATGACAAAACT AATATTCAAGGGATGACAGGAACTCCTATGGTGGCTGCTAGTCCTGAGAGACATGATGGGGGTTTACAGGCTAACCCAGTGGAAGTGCAGAGTTACCAGCCTCCTTGGAAAGTACTGAGTGACTTCGCATTGCAGAGTGACATAGATCAACCTGCTTTTCAGCAGCTA GTTAATTTTTCAGAAGGAGGACCAGGTTCCAATTCCACCGGAAGTGAAGTAGCATCAATGTCCTCTCAGCTCCCAGATACACCTAACAGCATGGTAGCCAGTCCTATTGAGGCATGA